A genomic segment from Pollutimonas thiosulfatoxidans encodes:
- a CDS encoding cupredoxin domain-containing protein has product MKKTLSVLALAVLPALALAAGNHAGGHGSAHGMAGHDMSTMSSASLPTGTPGDPAKVTRTIELTMDDIMRFTPSEIQVRAGETVRFFIKNKGKIPHEMVIGSIADLKAHAAEMQKMPGMQHAEPNMITLAPGKIGGLVWQFDQAGTVDFACLIPGHMEAGMVGKVKVS; this is encoded by the coding sequence GTGAAAAAGACCCTTTCTGTTCTGGCTTTGGCCGTGTTGCCGGCTCTCGCATTGGCTGCAGGAAACCATGCGGGTGGCCATGGCTCGGCGCATGGTATGGCGGGCCATGACATGTCGACGATGTCTAGCGCGTCGCTGCCAACTGGTACGCCTGGCGACCCCGCTAAAGTGACACGCACGATAGAACTCACGATGGACGACATCATGCGATTTACGCCGAGCGAGATCCAGGTTCGTGCCGGCGAGACCGTGCGCTTCTTTATCAAGAATAAGGGGAAAATCCCTCACGAAATGGTGATCGGATCGATTGCCGATTTGAAGGCCCATGCTGCAGAAATGCAAAAAATGCCAGGGATGCAGCATGCGGAACCGAATATGATCACCTTGGCACCAGGCAAGATTGGCGGCTTGGTGTGGCAGTTCGACCAGGCTGGCACCGTCGATTTCGCCTGCCTGATTCCGGGCCATATGGAGGCCGGGATGGTTGGCAAGGTAAAGGTCAGCTGA
- a CDS encoding DUF3141 domain-containing protein, with the protein MREYTVDTWQRSILYADVMRQRGNQYQAHLSEEVPNVLDFPSEVVLSGRDLPRPVNYWLVRIIPPEDKPTDHMKRPFVVIDPRAGHGPGIGGFKVDSEIGVVIGAGHPCYFIGFLPDPVPGQTIEDVMHAEAAFLEKVIASHPCREGKPAVIGNCQAGWQILMTAAMRPELFGPIIVAGAPLSYWAGWRGRNPMRYAAGLLGGSWLTAMTSDLGAGRFDGAWLVQNFENLNPANTLWSKQHHLYTNIDTEASRYLGFEKYWGGYVYLNDVEMQYIVDDLFIGNRLATAELLTSDGVRIDLRNIRSPIVVFCSYGDNITPPPQALGWITDLYDDDKDVLTHDQTIIYATHESVGHLGIFVSGAVSRKEHHKFATNIDLIDVLPAGIYRATIAENSQKDAALSTERYELSIEREGIASVREIVQPDPESDRRFAAVAQVSKINLGLYRQFVQPWVRQAVTPQTAHWVQTMHPLRLSYEWWSDRNPLAPVIADTAKKVREQRTPIAGDNPFLQIQGAWSDAIVKTLNLWRDVRDDAYEKAFEWIYSSSWVQALAGQAADDDPSRKRPSVSPEHRAFMAQEIAGLRNSVAEGGAVEAGIRAVFYIHRFCSSIDERRANLTLELHQPDCDRGFDMDSFREIVRRQANIIRIDADAAIAALPQLLAREEPARIREVARTLGRLRSLGPLSTIEESSLTHMLDVFNVAAASQEAVLS; encoded by the coding sequence ATGAGGGAGTACACAGTCGATACCTGGCAACGAAGCATTCTCTATGCGGACGTGATGCGCCAGCGCGGCAACCAGTACCAGGCCCACCTTAGCGAAGAAGTTCCGAATGTTCTGGACTTCCCTTCTGAAGTGGTTCTGTCCGGCCGGGACTTGCCTCGTCCCGTGAACTATTGGCTGGTACGGATCATACCGCCTGAGGATAAGCCCACGGACCACATGAAGCGGCCTTTCGTGGTGATCGATCCACGCGCGGGCCACGGCCCCGGCATTGGCGGCTTTAAAGTCGACAGCGAGATCGGTGTGGTGATCGGCGCCGGCCATCCATGCTATTTCATTGGCTTCTTGCCCGACCCAGTACCGGGGCAGACGATCGAGGACGTGATGCACGCCGAAGCGGCTTTTCTGGAAAAAGTGATTGCATCGCACCCATGCCGCGAGGGCAAACCGGCCGTCATCGGCAATTGCCAAGCGGGCTGGCAGATCCTGATGACCGCAGCGATGCGCCCCGAATTGTTCGGCCCAATCATTGTCGCCGGCGCACCGCTGTCGTATTGGGCTGGCTGGCGCGGGCGTAACCCCATGCGCTATGCCGCAGGCCTGCTTGGTGGCAGTTGGCTCACTGCAATGACCAGCGACCTTGGCGCTGGACGCTTTGATGGCGCCTGGTTGGTGCAAAACTTCGAAAACCTGAATCCAGCCAACACGCTATGGAGCAAACAACACCACCTATACACCAACATCGACACCGAGGCCTCACGCTACTTGGGCTTTGAAAAATATTGGGGAGGATACGTCTACCTCAACGATGTGGAGATGCAGTACATCGTTGATGATCTGTTCATTGGCAACCGTCTTGCCACGGCCGAACTGCTCACCTCGGACGGCGTGCGTATCGACTTGCGCAACATTCGCTCGCCGATCGTGGTGTTCTGCTCCTATGGCGACAACATTACACCGCCACCGCAGGCGCTAGGCTGGATCACGGACCTGTACGACGATGACAAGGATGTGCTCACGCACGATCAAACCATTATCTACGCCACTCACGAAAGCGTCGGCCATTTGGGCATCTTCGTTTCCGGGGCGGTAAGTCGCAAAGAGCATCATAAGTTCGCCACCAACATTGACTTGATCGACGTCTTGCCCGCCGGCATTTACCGTGCAACGATTGCGGAAAATTCACAAAAAGATGCAGCGCTTTCCACCGAGCGCTATGAGCTGTCGATCGAACGTGAAGGCATCGCCAGCGTGCGTGAAATCGTTCAGCCAGACCCGGAGAGCGACCGGCGTTTCGCCGCTGTGGCGCAAGTATCGAAGATCAACCTCGGTTTGTACCGTCAGTTTGTCCAGCCCTGGGTGCGCCAGGCAGTGACGCCGCAGACGGCGCACTGGGTACAGACCATGCACCCGTTGCGGCTTTCTTACGAATGGTGGTCTGATCGCAATCCATTAGCACCGGTCATAGCTGATACGGCAAAAAAAGTCCGCGAGCAACGCACACCCATTGCCGGCGACAATCCTTTTCTGCAAATCCAGGGAGCTTGGTCGGACGCTATCGTAAAGACGTTGAATCTCTGGCGAGACGTTCGCGACGACGCCTACGAAAAGGCTTTTGAATGGATATACAGCTCATCTTGGGTACAAGCACTCGCCGGACAAGCGGCCGATGACGATCCCTCGCGCAAGCGACCCAGCGTTTCGCCCGAACACCGGGCCTTTATGGCGCAAGAAATCGCTGGGCTTCGCAACTCGGTAGCTGAAGGCGGCGCCGTCGAGGCAGGTATTCGAGCCGTATTCTATATTCACCGCTTCTGCAGTTCAATCGACGAACGACGTGCCAACCTGACGCTTGAGCTGCATCAACCCGACTGCGATCGTGGCTTTGACATGGACTCTTTCCGAGAGATCGTACGTCGACAAGCCAACATCATCCGTATTGATGCCGACGCAGCAATCGCCGCGTTGCCCCAATTACTCGCGCGTGAGGAACCGGCACGAATTCGCGAAGTCGCGCGAACATTGGGGCGTCTACGCAGCCTTGGGCCGCTATCGACGATTGAAGAATCGAGCTTGACGCACATGCTAGATGTCTTCAATGTTGCAGCGGCAAGTCAGGAGGCTGTACTGTCCTAA
- a CDS encoding heavy metal translocating P-type ATPase has translation MTQNKSEQLHQHKVTQLDSGSQLTDPVCGMRVTEGSPHHVERGGRPFYFCSAKCLDTFNSDPEKFLTQKNKGEIALEQVPSGTIYTCPMHPEIRQDHPGSCPKCGMALEPLMPSLDDDNPELKDFSRRFWWTLPFTVVVTVLAMFGPRLGWFNITTQTWIELVLSIPVVLWSGQPFFVRGWQSIINRSPNMWTLIGLGTGAAFVYSTVATVAPGVFPETFMSMGRVDVYFEAAVVIISLTLFGQVLELRARSQTSAAIKSLLGLAPKTARRINADGTEEDVPLSNVHEGDRLRVRPGEKVPVDGLVEDGTSSLDESMLTGESLPVSKRPGDRVIGATMNTSGALVIRAEKVGSATVLSQIVQLVAQAQRSRAPMQRMADLVAGYFVMAVVAIAIATLFVWGIFGPQPSWVYGLINAVAVLIIACPCALGLATPMSVMVATGRGATQGVLFRDAAAIENLRKVDTLIVDKTGTLTEGRPAFEQAIPAGDMEADEVLRLAASLDQGSEHPLADAIVDAARERGLSLSPVNDFESGSGIGVRGQVDGKMLALGNTALMQQESVNVQELTTTAESFRTTGASVMYLAVDGRLAGLLAVSDPIKGSTPEAMRTLKAAGIRVIMATGDGVSTAKAVAQRLGIEEVHGEVKPADKLDLVNKLQSEGRIVAMAGDGINDAPALAKANVGIAMGTGTDVAMNSAQITLVKGDLRGISTAQHLSNMTVANMKQNLGFAFIYNALGVPLAAGVLYPFTGLLLSPLIAALAMSLSSASVVFNALRLRKSV, from the coding sequence ATGACGCAGAACAAATCTGAACAACTTCACCAGCACAAGGTGACACAATTAGACTCTGGTTCCCAACTCACCGATCCGGTGTGCGGTATGCGTGTAACGGAAGGCTCGCCACACCATGTTGAGCGCGGCGGTCGGCCCTTTTATTTTTGCAGCGCGAAATGCCTGGACACGTTCAACAGCGACCCGGAGAAGTTCCTCACACAAAAAAACAAAGGGGAAATCGCGCTCGAGCAAGTCCCTTCGGGCACCATCTATACCTGCCCGATGCATCCCGAAATCCGACAGGATCACCCGGGGAGCTGTCCGAAGTGCGGTATGGCGCTCGAGCCGCTTATGCCCAGCCTCGATGACGATAATCCTGAGCTGAAAGACTTCTCGCGCAGATTCTGGTGGACGCTGCCCTTTACCGTTGTCGTCACTGTGCTGGCCATGTTCGGTCCTCGGCTCGGCTGGTTTAACATAACGACGCAAACGTGGATCGAGCTCGTGCTCTCGATTCCTGTGGTGTTATGGTCGGGGCAGCCATTTTTCGTGCGTGGCTGGCAATCGATTATCAACCGCAGCCCTAACATGTGGACGCTCATTGGGCTGGGCACAGGTGCGGCATTTGTCTACAGCACCGTTGCGACGGTCGCCCCGGGCGTATTTCCTGAAACGTTCATGTCGATGGGGCGCGTTGACGTTTACTTTGAAGCCGCAGTGGTCATTATTTCCTTGACACTATTCGGCCAGGTTCTCGAGCTGCGGGCGCGATCGCAAACTTCGGCCGCCATCAAGTCTTTACTTGGCCTGGCCCCCAAGACGGCCCGCCGCATCAACGCGGACGGAACCGAAGAGGACGTACCGCTTTCGAACGTCCATGAAGGCGATCGTTTGCGTGTGCGCCCAGGCGAAAAGGTACCGGTGGATGGCCTTGTCGAAGACGGCACGAGTTCCTTGGATGAGTCGATGCTAACCGGAGAATCTCTGCCGGTGAGCAAGCGGCCAGGCGACAGGGTCATCGGGGCAACCATGAATACGTCTGGTGCGCTGGTGATCCGTGCCGAGAAGGTCGGCTCGGCCACGGTGCTCTCGCAAATCGTCCAGCTCGTCGCCCAGGCGCAGCGCTCCCGCGCACCGATGCAACGCATGGCTGACCTTGTGGCCGGTTATTTCGTCATGGCCGTGGTCGCCATCGCCATCGCCACGCTGTTTGTCTGGGGCATTTTCGGTCCACAGCCAAGCTGGGTTTATGGCTTGATCAACGCCGTAGCGGTGTTGATCATTGCCTGCCCTTGTGCATTGGGGCTCGCCACACCCATGTCCGTCATGGTGGCGACGGGCCGAGGCGCCACGCAAGGCGTGCTCTTTCGCGATGCAGCCGCGATCGAAAACCTGCGCAAAGTCGATACGCTCATTGTCGATAAAACCGGCACCTTGACCGAAGGCCGGCCTGCGTTCGAGCAAGCCATCCCCGCCGGCGACATGGAAGCCGACGAGGTGCTGCGCCTTGCAGCAAGCCTGGATCAAGGCAGCGAACATCCCTTGGCAGACGCCATCGTCGACGCCGCTCGCGAACGAGGCTTAAGCTTGAGTCCTGTTAACGATTTTGAATCAGGCAGCGGCATTGGCGTTCGCGGCCAGGTCGACGGCAAAATGCTGGCATTGGGAAATACCGCGCTCATGCAGCAAGAAAGCGTGAATGTCCAGGAGTTGACGACCACCGCTGAATCCTTCCGGACCACGGGCGCCAGCGTCATGTATCTGGCAGTTGATGGCCGGTTGGCGGGCTTGCTGGCCGTCTCCGACCCTATAAAGGGCAGTACGCCTGAAGCGATGCGCACGCTGAAGGCGGCGGGAATCCGCGTCATCATGGCCACCGGCGACGGCGTCTCGACCGCGAAAGCCGTTGCGCAACGCCTGGGCATCGAAGAGGTCCATGGCGAGGTTAAACCCGCCGACAAGCTGGACTTAGTTAACAAGCTCCAATCGGAGGGGCGCATTGTCGCCATGGCGGGCGACGGCATTAACGATGCGCCGGCTCTTGCCAAAGCAAACGTCGGCATTGCTATGGGAACGGGCACCGACGTGGCCATGAATAGTGCGCAAATTACGCTGGTCAAAGGGGATCTGCGCGGTATCTCCACGGCTCAACACCTATCGAACATGACGGTGGCCAATATGAAGCAAAACCTCGGCTTCGCATTCATTTACAACGCACTGGGCGTGCCGCTGGCAGCGGGTGTCTTATATCCGTTTACTGGACTCTTGCTCTCGCCGTTGATCGCTGCATTGGCCATGAGCTTAAGCTCGGCGTCAGTCGTATTTAACGCACTACGACTGCGAAAATCCGTCTAA
- a CDS encoding DUF1016 N-terminal domain-containing protein, with amino-acid sequence MKGFSRTSLFAMRQLYAFFSPQFEFVPQPVGQMPWGHVRTLLAKIKSVNTAILYAQAYVENGWSRTVLRVRR; translated from the coding sequence ATGAAGGGTTTTTCGCGCACCAGTCTTTTCGCCATGCGTCAGTTATATGCTTTTTTCAGCCCACAGTTTGAATTTGTCCCACAGCCTGTGGGACAAATGCCATGGGGGCATGTGCGCACCCTGCTGGCCAAAATCAAGTCGGTGAACACCGCCATTTTGTATGCGCAAGCCTATGTCGAGAATGGCTGGAGCCGCACAGTACTTCGGGTACGCCGCTAG
- a CDS encoding helix-turn-helix domain-containing protein produces the protein MTNYAELATGAHEQSSHGGVILTATLLELLTAAQSKVELDRDAAQACLSRATALLSASLERERGPKSESAFRGGLPAWQAKRLTAFIEENLEQPIRSPDLVALTGLSPGHFFRTFKETFGQTPFAYIARLRIERAQQMMLTSSHSLCEIALDCGMCDQSHLTRMFRQRVGMTPGEWRRVHCLRTN, from the coding sequence ATGACAAATTATGCAGAGTTAGCCACCGGGGCTCATGAACAGAGCAGCCACGGTGGGGTTATTCTGACAGCGACTTTGCTCGAGTTGCTCACCGCAGCCCAATCCAAAGTTGAGCTCGATCGAGATGCTGCACAAGCCTGCTTGTCCCGCGCGACGGCCTTGCTTAGTGCCAGCCTGGAGCGCGAACGCGGACCCAAGAGCGAAAGCGCATTCCGCGGCGGACTGCCGGCCTGGCAGGCCAAACGCTTGACAGCTTTCATCGAGGAGAATTTGGAACAGCCTATCAGGAGTCCTGATCTGGTTGCGCTCACCGGATTAAGTCCCGGGCACTTCTTTCGAACTTTCAAGGAAACGTTCGGCCAGACCCCATTCGCCTATATCGCAAGATTGCGCATCGAGCGCGCTCAGCAAATGATGCTGACGAGCAGCCATTCCCTTTGTGAGATTGCCCTGGATTGCGGGATGTGCGATCAGTCCCATCTCACGCGCATGTTTAGGCAACGGGTGGGGATGACGCCGGGTGAATGGCGGCGCGTACATTGTCTTCGGACGAATTAA
- a CDS encoding c-type cytochrome has product MSRKKLVFGWVGVAIIAAAAMLYSTTRQSGPTFIDPADQALVMQGKAIYANNCAACHGESLQGQPNWRERMPNGRLPAPPHDKTGHTWHHPDAMLVDMVKNGLVPGRTAPPGYVSDMPAYRHVLSDQEISAVLSYIKSSWPPKVLAAQKEVTLQRQN; this is encoded by the coding sequence ATGTCACGCAAAAAATTGGTCTTTGGGTGGGTCGGCGTCGCCATCATTGCTGCCGCCGCCATGCTTTACAGCACGACGCGGCAATCTGGCCCGACGTTCATCGATCCTGCGGACCAGGCGCTGGTGATGCAGGGCAAGGCGATTTACGCCAATAATTGCGCGGCGTGCCACGGTGAATCACTACAAGGTCAGCCGAACTGGCGTGAGCGCATGCCTAATGGCAGGCTTCCTGCACCGCCCCACGACAAGACCGGGCACACTTGGCACCATCCCGATGCAATGCTGGTGGATATGGTCAAGAACGGTTTGGTACCAGGGCGGACGGCGCCTCCGGGGTATGTGAGCGACATGCCGGCGTACCGCCACGTCCTTAGCGACCAAGAGATCAGTGCGGTACTGTCTTATATCAAAAGCAGCTGGCCGCCCAAAGTTTTAGCGGCGCAAAAGGAAGTTACTTTGCAACGACAGAACTGA
- a CDS encoding JAB domain-containing protein, producing the protein MEHVNHNAALGYDNMNAGQTLYVRSPSGRYHAATDSHVLAAARIAAESLISDRAAMGNPDTVKRYFQSKLSGMGHEVAAVLYLNSQFKVIRYMEMSHGTLTQASVYPREIVKTALRLDAAAIIMSHNHPSGVPEVLCGSSHSRHRLAHTKWRCSPT; encoded by the coding sequence ATGGAACACGTTAACCACAATGCAGCTTTGGGCTATGACAACATGAACGCAGGGCAGACGCTCTATGTGCGCAGCCCATCGGGCCGGTATCATGCCGCGACCGATTCGCACGTACTGGCCGCCGCGAGGATCGCCGCTGAAAGCCTAATTAGTGATCGGGCAGCAATGGGAAACCCGGACACCGTCAAACGGTATTTTCAATCGAAACTGTCGGGAATGGGGCACGAAGTCGCCGCTGTGCTGTATCTGAACAGCCAGTTTAAGGTGATTCGTTACATGGAAATGAGCCATGGAACGCTGACGCAGGCCAGCGTATACCCGCGCGAAATCGTTAAAACCGCGCTACGCCTGGATGCTGCTGCAATCATCATGTCGCACAACCATCCTAGCGGCGTACCCGAAGTACTGTGCGGCTCCAGCCATTCTCGACATAGGCTTGCGCATACAAAATGGCGGTGTTCACCGACTTGA
- a CDS encoding DUF411 domain-containing protein, translated as MKLWLAAAALATASSFAHAAGTAVTVYQDPNCGCCSGWVEHMRESGFDVTAIKTTDMASVKQKLGVPSQLGSCHTGVIEATGQVIEGHVPANAVKKLIADASVKGVSAPGMPLNAPGMGQLDGNLLTVDFTGKAFSRD; from the coding sequence ATGAAATTATGGCTAGCAGCGGCTGCCTTAGCTACCGCATCATCCTTTGCACATGCTGCCGGTACGGCCGTTACCGTATACCAAGACCCCAATTGTGGCTGCTGCTCGGGCTGGGTCGAGCACATGCGCGAGTCCGGCTTTGACGTTACGGCGATTAAGACGACCGACATGGCTTCGGTGAAGCAAAAACTCGGGGTGCCGTCGCAGCTTGGCTCATGTCACACGGGTGTGATCGAGGCCACCGGCCAAGTTATCGAGGGGCATGTGCCGGCTAACGCCGTCAAAAAGTTGATCGCCGACGCGTCAGTAAAGGGGGTATCGGCGCCTGGCATGCCTTTAAACGCGCCTGGCATGGGCCAGCTTGACGGCAATCTGCTTACTGTGGACTTCACGGGCAAGGCGTTTTCTCGAGATTAG